From one Octopus bimaculoides isolate UCB-OBI-ISO-001 chromosome 1, ASM119413v2, whole genome shotgun sequence genomic stretch:
- the LOC106871080 gene encoding reticulocyte-binding protein homolog 2a: MMLSTKEDIVLPEGCIDSQYIVDNLGVPLTKALTEIILKQPLDPIEYLARWLYKYKENQSELQKEKEWQEELKVALEELARRLACEEEARQLARKREEERLRQIQLQKEKEEEELRKKLEEIERQKARKILQGKKDISGQTILHHMAGHAGADFSELYDMVELLADKDLNYRTPRDMAMEENIEENIIEIDKYVSSLMMEGNVSTLKQLLFDGYPYMQQAIDLLPSISELPEESQNFINSIADIQDRCESIFKAIQEGDEEGFFILLESMPELISCKNTRGQSLLHVAVLHEETEMIKHILETHPESHKAKDNVHRTPLHYGFGISESLINLFPQEDADFEVDALNKAPKDYLEDPTDILALKKEDMIATDNVVENVNAEFDDAKNDSE; the protein is encoded by the exons ATGATGCTAAGCACAAAGGAAGACATAGTCCTTCCAGAAGGATGTATAGACAGCCAATACATCGTTGATAATCTTGGTGTTCCATTGACGAAAGCATTAACGGAAATTATACTGAAACAACCTTTAGACCCTATTGAATACTTAGCCAGATGGCTCTACAAGTACAAGGAAAACCAATCAGAACTTCAAAAG GAAAAAGAATGGCAAGAGGAACTAAAAGTTGCCCTTGAAGAGCTGGCTAGGAGACTTGCATGTGAAGAAGAAGCAAGGCAACTTGCTCGAAAAAG GGAAGAAGAAAGGTTAAGGCAAATTCAGTTAcaaaaggagaaggaagaagaagaattaaggaAAAAATTAGAAGAGATTGAACGACAAAAAGCTAGGAAGATTTTACAAGGAAAGAAAGACATCAGTGGACAAACAATTCTACATCATATGGCAGGCCATGCAG GTGCTGACTTCTCTGAACTGTATGATATGGTAGAACTATTGGCTGATAAAGACTTGAATTACAGAACACCAAGAGATATGGCAATGGAAGAAAATATCGAGGAAAATATTATCGAAATTG ATAAATATGTGTCATCTTTGATGATGGAAGGAAATGTATCCACTTTGAAACAGCTGTTGTTTGATGGCTACCCTTACATGCAACAAGCGATTGACCTTCTGCCATCAATAAGTGAACTTCCAGAAGAGAGTCAAAATTTCATCAACTCCATAGCAGATATTCAA GATAGATGTGAAAGCATTTTCAAAGCTATCCAAGAAGGTGATGAAGAAggattttttattttgcttgagTCAATGCCTGAGTTGATATCATGTAAAAATACTAGAGGCCAATCTTTATTACATGTAGCTGTTTTACATGAGGAAACTGAAATGATAAAACATATACTAGAAACTCACCCCGAGAGTCACAAAGCAAAAGAcaat GTTCATCGCACACCACTACATTACGGTTTTGGGATATCAGAAAGCTTAATAAATCTTTTCCCTCAAGAAGACGCAGATTTTGAAGTTGATGCG TTGAACAAAGCACCGAAAGATTACTTAGAAGACCCAACAGATATCCTTGCtttaaagaaagaagatatgATTGCTACTGATAATGTAGTAGAGAATGTAAATGCAGAGTTTGATGATGCAAAAAATGACAGTGAATGA